The Coffea arabica cultivar ET-39 chromosome 3c, Coffea Arabica ET-39 HiFi, whole genome shotgun sequence genome contains a region encoding:
- the LOC113733697 gene encoding polygalacturonase-like codes for MEKPISLFVVTFLFFLLNQSRAIVGKYNVLELGAKADGNTDSTQSLLSAWAAACGSSKPSTILVPKGRFLVKRVQFSGPCKNKAINFRIRGTLVAPSGHEALGNAGYWLHFQNVDGVTIHGGILDARGAGLWACKAAGNGCSSGGATTLGFTNSNNIAITRLTSLNSQMYHLVFIGCNQVKLQKIKVLAAGNSPNTDGIHVQFSSGVSILSSRISTGDDCVSIGPGTTNLWIENVLCGPGHGISIGSLAKDFEEEGVQNVTVKRVKFRNTQNGARIKSWGRPSKGFVKDVLFQHVTMINVQNPIVIDQNYCPRHINCPGQVSGVKINDVTYRDIHGTSATEVAVKFDCSEKYPCSGIRLEDVKLTYQNQKAKSSCANAAGTALGLLEPASCL; via the exons ATGGAGAAGCCCATAAGTCTTTTTGTTGTCACATTTCTCTTCTTCTTGTTAAATCAATCGAGGGCCATTGTGGGCAAGTACAACGTTCTGGAATTGGGAGCAAAGGCTGACGGGAATACAGATTCAACCCAGTCTCTGTTGAGTGCATGGGCAGCAGCTTGTGGCTCTTCCAAACCATCCACAATTCTTGTACCAAAAGGGAGGTTTTTAGTCAAGCGAGTACAATTCTCTGGACCATGCAAGAATAAAGCCATAAACTTTCGAATTCGGGGTACCCTTGTGGCTCCTTCAGGTCATGAAGCTCTTGGAAATGCCGGTTACTGGCTTCACTTTCAGAATGTTGATGGAGTCACCATTCATGGTGGCATTCTGGATGCTCGAGGTGCTGGTCTCTGGGCTTGCAAAGCAGCCGGGAATGGGTGTTCTAGCGGCGGCGCGACG ACGCTAGGATTCACCAACTCAAACAACATTGCCATTACCAGGCTCACTTCTCTCAACAGCCAAATGTATCACCTGGTATTCATCGGTTGCAATCAAGTCAAGCTGCAAAAGATTAAAGTTTTGGCAGCAGGAAACAGCCCCAACACGGATGGAATACACGTCCAGTTTTCATCTGGGGTGTCTATTTTGAGCTCTAGGATCAGCACAGGAGATGATTGTGTCTCAATTGGCCCTGGCACCACTAATTTGTGGATTGAGAATGTTTTGTGCGGCCCCGGCCACGGCATTAG CATTGGGAGTCTAGCAAAAGATTTTGAAGAAGAGGGAGTACAGAATGTGACAGTAAAAAGAGTTAAATTCAGGAATACACAAAATGGTGCAAGAATTAAATCATGGGGTAGGCCAAGCAAAGGATTCGTGAAGGATGTCCTATTCCAGCACGTCACTATGATCAATGTCCAAAACCCCATTGTTATCGACCAAAATTATTGCCCAAGGCACATAAATTGTCCTGGCCAG GTTTCGGGAGTTAAAATAAATGATGTAACATATCGCGACATCCATGGAACATCAGCAACAGAAGTTGCAGTTAAATTTGATTGTAGCGAGAAGTATCCATGCAGCGGAATAAGATTGGAAGATGTGAAGTTGACATACCAAAATCAGAAAGCTAAATCATCTTGTGCCAATGCTGCTGGAACTGCACTTGGTTTGCTTGAGCCTGCAAGCTGTTTGTAG
- the LOC113733791 gene encoding polygalacturonase-like, with protein MANPICISGILFLSIFSLYSPLIAAYNVVNFGARGDGRTDSTAAFLRAWMSACSSASPATVYVPRGNFLIRAVSFSGPCRSRIQFQIDGTLVAPDNYYVIGNSGFWILFYKVSRLTISGGTIDARGNGFWSCRKNGNNCPAGARSMMLMWCNDVLVSGLTSYNSQTIHIGIDNSSNMKLQNLKITAPSGSPNTDGIHVESSTGVTIVGSTIKTGDDCISIGPGTMNLWISNIGCGPGHGISIGSLGNSYHEAGVQNVTVTDSVFTNTENGVRIKSWAKPGGSYARSLLFKNLIMTSVAYPIIIDQKYCPDNSCPHQSSGVKVSQVIYRNIKGTSATQQAVKFDCSSSNPCSGIILQDIKLTYLNRFYKPTVAYCSNAIGRQSGAVFPKSCF; from the exons ATGGCGAATCCCATTTGCATTTCAGGGATActttttctctccattttcagCCTTTATTCACCCCTCATTGCAGCTTACAATGTAGTAAATTTTGGTGCCAGGGGAGATGGGAGAACAGATTCCACAGCAGCATTTCTCCGGGCCTGGATGTCAGCTTGCAGCTCAGCTAGCCCGGCAACAGTTTACGTGCCCCGAGGGAACTTCTTGATTAGAGCGGTATCTTTCTCAGGGCCCTGTAGGAGTAGAATCCAGTTCCAAATAGATGGAACTCTTGTTGCTCCTGACAATTATTATGTCATTGGCAACTCTGGATTCTGGATTTTGTTTTATAAGGTCAGTAGGCTGACAATCAGTGGCGGAACCATCGATGCCCGGGGAAATGGATTTTGGTCTTGTAGGAAGAACGGCAACAATTGCCCGGCTGGAGCAAGG TCGATGATGCTAATGTGGTGTAACGATGTATTGGTAAGCGGATTGACATCATATAATAGCCAGACAATTCACATTGGCATCGACAACAGCAGCAATATGAAGTTACAGAATCTGAAAATCACTGCCCCAAGTGGAAGCCCCAACACAGACGGCATACATGTGGAATCATCTACGGGTGTCACAATTGTGGGCAGTACCATCAAGACAGGCGATGACTGCATATCAATTGGTCCTGGCACCATGAACCTGTGGATTTCAAATATTGGCTGTGGCCCTGGACATGGAATCAG CATTGGTAGTCTGGGCAATAGTTACCATGAAGCTGGAGTCCAAAATGTGACAGTCACCGACTCCGTTTTCACCAACACAGAGAATGGGGTTCGGATAAAGTCATGGGCAAAACCAGGTGGTAGCTATGCAAGAAGTCTCCTCTTCAAGAACCTGATAATGACAAGTGTTGCATATCCCATCATCATTGATCAGAAGTATTGTCCAGATAACAGCTGCCCACATCAG AGTTCTGGAGTAAAAGTTAGTCAAGTAATCTACAGAAACATAAAAGGCACTTCAGCAACCCAACAAGCAGTGAAGTTCGATTGTAGTTCCAGCAATCCGTGCAGTGGAATCATATTACAGGACATAAAACTCACTTACTTGAACCGTTTTTACAAGCCAACAGTGGCCTATTGTAGCAATGCAATCGGAAGACAAAGCGGCGCAGTCTTTCCAAAGAGTTGCTTCTGA